The following are from one region of the Halodesulfurarchaeum sp. HSR-GB genome:
- a CDS encoding aminomethyl transferase family protein: MSYNDSHHGSDDATHPNHPQVDQSDRVLPRNLRQTGAPDIEMLVSTRIRKSPFFDKSFNEEGAWQATTYNRMYHPRAFMDPEDGGISAEHEALVNAVTLWDVAVQRQIRVKGPEAEDLVDYVVTRDATEIEPMKGKYVIVCNEDGGILNDPVLLRLDDDEFWFSIPDSDLMQWIQGVNVGMDFDVEIDEIDVAPMQIQGPRSEDVLVDLVGEEVKEMPYYGLLETSINGSDVVVSQTGFSGEKGFEIYVKDASKNAERVWDPALATVKEHGGRQIAVGHQRRIAAGILSWGQDMDHETSPFQVNLGYHVPDDKDGDYVGKEELERQKELIENGEYPFTHKMVGLKMAGEPITDYAPDFWLVSDPETGEEVGYVTSPWWNSELETNIALAHVPAAKLEALDVPLDDRVYEEDTDIEFAVHLPDEYAEEPGEPVYATVSEVPFQPSVNPSAREQAKLNAKSDAQNE, translated from the coding sequence GTGTCTTATAACGATAGCCACCACGGATCGGACGACGCGACCCACCCAAATCATCCACAGGTCGACCAGTCCGACCGAGTCTTGCCCCGAAACCTCCGGCAAACCGGCGCGCCGGATATCGAGATGCTCGTCTCGACGCGCATCCGCAAGTCACCGTTTTTCGACAAGTCGTTCAACGAGGAAGGCGCCTGGCAGGCGACCACGTACAACCGGATGTACCACCCGCGGGCGTTCATGGACCCCGAGGACGGAGGAATTTCGGCCGAGCACGAGGCGCTTGTCAATGCGGTCACGCTCTGGGACGTCGCGGTCCAGCGCCAGATCCGTGTGAAGGGCCCGGAAGCGGAGGATCTCGTGGATTACGTCGTCACGCGTGACGCCACCGAAATCGAGCCGATGAAGGGAAAATACGTCATCGTCTGCAACGAGGATGGCGGAATCCTCAACGATCCCGTACTACTCAGACTCGACGACGACGAGTTCTGGTTCTCCATCCCGGACTCGGACCTGATGCAGTGGATCCAGGGGGTCAACGTCGGCATGGACTTCGACGTCGAGATCGACGAGATCGACGTCGCCCCGATGCAGATCCAGGGGCCCCGGTCCGAAGATGTCCTGGTCGATCTCGTGGGGGAAGAAGTCAAAGAGATGCCGTACTACGGGTTGCTTGAGACCTCCATCAACGGCAGCGACGTGGTGGTGAGCCAGACCGGGTTCTCCGGCGAGAAGGGCTTCGAGATCTACGTGAAAGACGCCTCGAAAAACGCGGAGCGAGTCTGGGACCCCGCACTGGCGACCGTCAAAGAGCACGGAGGCCGACAGATCGCGGTGGGTCACCAGCGCCGGATCGCCGCGGGGATCCTCTCGTGGGGCCAGGACATGGACCACGAAACCTCTCCGTTCCAGGTCAATCTGGGCTATCACGTCCCCGATGACAAGGACGGTGACTACGTCGGAAAAGAAGAACTCGAACGCCAGAAGGAGTTGATCGAGAACGGCGAGTACCCGTTCACGCACAAGATGGTCGGGCTGAAGATGGCCGGCGAGCCCATCACGGATTACGCTCCGGACTTCTGGCTGGTCTCCGACCCCGAGACGGGCGAGGAAGTCGGCTACGTCACCTCCCCCTGGTGGAACTCCGAACTGGAGACGAACATCGCACTGGCCCACGTGCCGGCAGCGAAACTCGAAGCGCTAGACGTGCCACTCGACGACCGGGTCTACGAGGAAGACACGGACATCGAGTTCGCCGTCCACCTCCCCGACGAATACGCCGAGGAGCCGGGCGAGCCCGTCTACGCGACGGTCTCCGAGGTCCCCTTCCAGCCCTCCGTCAACCCGAGCGCCCGGGAACAGGCGAAGCTGAACGCGAAATCCGACGCCCAGAACGAGTGA